The Bombus terrestris chromosome 6, iyBomTerr1.2, whole genome shotgun sequence DNA window CTTTTCTTTCGCTGTTATGCGTATTCGTTTGCGTACTTCGCTACAATCGTTATATAAGTATAATTAAATAGATGCGGCATTCGGTTGACCAAATGATAGGTCTAATTTATCGATTCCACGACAACATATCACGAAAATCGTTTAAACGCCTTGATTTATCTATAGAAATTCAAGCTGAACCATACACCAGGATCAACATACTTCCAAAATTTCTAGGCTAGCCATTCATTGGCACTGGTAAAGGACATTGCACTTGCCATACGATTAGATGACTTTGTTCTCCATGTTCTTCAGCATTTGCAGCAATAGCACTGTTAGATCGTTCCATAGTATCTTCTGTGTCTTCTCCATCACCTGAACAAAATAATTCACAATTACTTGATAAGTGATTAAACAAAAATACAcagtaaaagtaaataaaaagtgCGATTATCAGTTGTCTTTTGTACAATACGATGCATGTCAGCTGGAAATGCCCAACCCCCAGAGAATGAAAGAAGCAGGACAATTGTATGGTGTACAATTGCTTGAGAAACGGAGGTGCAGACACAGCTTttctattaatgaaaattattgtaAGAATAGTTTGTGCTATACAAAAGCTAATGACTTTTCATTGACTGCTCTTATTTGTCAATCCAGAGCAACAATTATAATGAGAACACTTGTACATAAACACCTATACATCTTAATGCCGATATTTTCATAAAGAAAtgagaataattatttcaatgtcaGGTTAGAAATGTATCTAACTACTAGCGAATTTGTTAGTTTAGAATTTCATTACACCGTGCACAAAACATACTCTCAATAGTTAGTATAAGTTTCGTTGGTAAATAACACAAACGATATATCCACTCAATCAAACAGTTATGTAAATCGAATAAAGATCCATCAAccgcttttcatttttctctggGGGCATACCTGACCAACTGCCATACAATCAGATGAGTCGCCACGTCACTCTCGTCTTCCGCCTCATCTGCTGCAAGtgttataattgtataaaacaaCATCTTGATTATGTTTTTATATACCcaatgaatttaatttttcgtgTTTATAAGGTCATTAATCGAATATGTTAAGAAcacaatattaaaattataaatattacttacCAACTCTGAAATCTATATAGCCTTCACCACCTGAAAGAACAAGCATTGCCGGTTGAGAACCATCTGACACTGCACTTTGACCACCATGACCTGCAATATAAAttcaataatgtaatatattaatttatttctaaaaattaataGTAACCAATCAATTATAAACGAACATACCAGGCACTGCAACGAACATTTTTACTGCATCTCTATGTCCATGAAAGCTAAGTTGAGCATGAGCCATACTGCAATAAGGTATGTAACTACCGGGCGTAACACCACGATCCGAGGCAAAAATTCTGATACCAACGCCCGGTGCATCACCTTTAGCATTTCCTACTTGAACTCTGGATACTGCCATTGATCCACCAGCACCTGTTTTACATACATCTTTTAttcataaacattttattatcataaacaTTAACATTTAGTTTTGTTATTAACTTCTACAACAACATAATCAATTTTTTTAACTTACTTTCAGATAAAGGAACAGAGATTATTACTCCGTTTCCTGTGCCGATCCACAGCCTGTTGGAGGAAATAAGTAATGCAGTAATTCTTACAAATGAGAAGCCAAGTTTCCCAGTTCCAAGCATTTTGCTAACATAAGGTTCAATATCAACATCCTGAAGATGTTGATAAGTGTGAGCGTGATAGAGTCTTAGTGTTGAATCTAATCTAATGCTGACCCACACTCCTTCACCCAGCCAAGCTAATTGTCTCACTTGCGACTCTCGCCGTGGGTGAGCATCCACAGTGCACTGAaagtttaaattataaaaatgtcattAATATGTTAACACAGTTTactacaaattaaaattttgaaaatatagataagtataacgtatatacctCAACAGTCATTAAAACTGGATCTAttacatgaattttatttctatatccgCACCATACTGTTTTACCACTAACGGCAGCCATACACCTAATTGAGTGTTGTGGACTACCCAAAGTAATCACATGGTACTGAGACAGATCCCATTGCCCGTCTGGACCTCTTCGAAATAACGTAACGGTTCCGTCGGCAAGAGCAACAAGAACTCGTCCTTGTACATGtctaaaaggaaatatatatatcacatATGTATTGCAAATTAAAATACAACAATGATTTAATGTATAGTAAAAGTTACATACACGATAGCCAATGCGGCATCCTTCAATTTGACTGAATGCAAACAAACTGACCATTTAGCGACAGCTGAATGAACAAACACTGTACCATTCTGAGCTCCAAGCCACATTGTCGGTTGTATTGAAGACATTTTTTCTATAGGTGCATCTTCCTcaactttattttctttctcctcattttcatcttctttttcatCCAGTTGTGAGTTTGATGCCTCTAAATTAGCTTTCACAAAGTATACCTTCCCTAAATTTATCGTTTCGCTATCTACATTTTCCGAACTTTGTGGTTCAGTAGTAATACTTTGATTAACATCATccgattttttaacattttcattattttgttcttctgatacattttcagattcatttttgtttttttccacCGAGGCTTGAGTTTCCTGTTTATTTTTTTGAGTGTTCTGTTCAGTATTTGAAGTCGTATTTACTTCGTGATTATCGTTCTCATTCACTCCATTAGCAGTTTGAACTGGATCTTCGTTCATAGCTTGAGTGTAATCACTCTCTTTGGCTCCAGGTACACTTGCAATGCAAAGTAAATGTCCTTGACAAACGCTAAAGACTTCCAAAATATCCGCTGGATTGTTAGCATCTATCACAGTAACTTTTGACATCTTTTGAGTCGATGTACAGATCCACACCAATGAGCTAAGATGTTGCTCTAATTGTTCTGCCTCGACCCTTTGATTTTCATTCTCTTGAAGCTCCTTATCTAAATGTTCAACAGCATCTTCCACTTCATTTTTTGTGTTCGTACTTACTTCTTGAGCTTCAGCAGCATAAAACACACTTCCTCCAACCATACAACCACCGTCTCGTGTTTTACCACCACTTAGGTTTACACCAGCACCACACCATATCTAAATAATGAAAGACAAAATAGAATATGGCGCTAACTGTGTGTTTAGATCTGATTAcataaaaacaattacacatattttatatattaataacaaataaatgcaCCTTCATGCCAGGTTCAGATTCCTGTAAAGGTCTGCAATAAACTGGAACAGGAACGGGTTGTCTAACTGGAGCACTTGGTTTTCCAGGTAAACTCCAACCATAAGCATGTAATCGCCCATCCTCTTTCCTAACATGTGCACGGACTTGACGATATTGCTCTCTTCGTTCATTTGCACGTCTTGCTACGAGTTTCTCAGAAGATCTGTAAGAATGTATCAAAAGAACattaattattcgattatttttgcaGTACACATGATCAAGACAGAATTTTGAATTATAAAGTTAGTAGATTTACTGAATGCTGTTATTTGTTCAACCATATATTCCTATGAAGATTCTCTTGATCACGGAATATTTTCTTGAATTCGAATGAAGCTTTAATCCAATCGTTCTTTCCATCATCTTGTATAACAATGTTCAGGTTCGTTATTTATACAATaagatttacatatatatatccacGTGTAGAAGCGAAATGTTAGACATAGAGCAGAACAGATTTACCTGCTGGCCAATAAGCACCCCACCGAAAACCAGAATAACCAGGTATCTCTTGACAACGCCATGAAGGACAGGCAAGGACGAAACCCGAACGCGAAAATCAAAGCGCAGAGCAAGAGTGAAATAAAAGCCAAGTTTATAACATAGTCAAAACTTCATTTATTTGTTGATCAATAATGATCATATAttatctttcttttaaaaatgtacaaactTTTATTTACAAAACTATTGCTTTTCCAGCATGACTTTGGaaagataacaaacaatttaCTTTGTTAAATAAGTCATTACTATTCTGAAATAATAAATGGTAGATTGATTTATATAATAGGTATATGTAAGCAATTTTCCGTTTCAGTACAGACGATTATTTATAACTTCATTAATATTACGAGAAATAGATAGATGTATTAATGAGAATAAGATTATCAAAAGGGATCTGTGTGCCACGGACCATAATCCTCAGTCCTTCAATACTTTATACTGCGCATAGAATATACACCCacaattttttttcataaaaaatggCAGGTAAGAGGGAAATCGTAATTTGTTAAAAACCATCACATTTGCAAATTGCTGAGGCaacaaattatttagaaatgacTCACATTTCTTAAGAATGATCAAGAGTAATTGAGAGTCGTGACAAAAGATTATGGATCCCAACTGACCAAAGAGGACTCTAATCTGGAAAGATGATATcgattcaaaaaaaaaagattataagTCAAGATATCGAAATTCTACCCCACCAAGAGTAAAAATCTCTTGTTGTTGCAATAGCTttggtaaaaatattaaaataaactttacatataaaatttgtacagTGATTGTGTATATCTCTCTGTCAAAATTTTCGTTGTAAAAACAATCACAGTTATTAAAATTGTAGTTAGAAGAGGGCGTGatggtaaaagaaaaaaatctctATCTGAAAGATAGAGATTATTTGTCAGACTTCAGTGTCAAATTGTTATAATATCTAGGTGCGTGTATAGAATTTGATTGATTTCTCACATGGTGTCTCCCTGGTCGAAAAACTCATGGCGACCTTTCAACGTACGTCTACGCATGGTATCCAGAGGCGGTGCTGGGACAACTTGATTGGTTGGTGCACTATACCTCATATGAGGCAATGTGTTTGGTCCACGAACTAAGGCTCCTCGATCCGCAGGTCCTGTGAAGAGACTACTAAAACTACAAACAAGAcaaaagaaagtaataaatcgttATCGCATTCGATATTTCAGTTTCTTTCTATGTGAAATGATACTAACAACTTCCATACAGATACTTTTCCACTTGATATACTAGAAGGATCAGTCTTTGTTGCTCTTATCATCTCTGTCCATCTAACTGCTTCTTGAAGTTCCATGAAACGTTCCTTATATTGATTTCTCTCCATAAGCACCCTAGCCATCTCGACTCTGGTAAACCTCTTCCTTTGTGCTAATGATACATCTTCTTCATCGTCACTTTTGGCTGCTTTTGCTGCTGCCTCTGCCTCTTCCTTAActtttttcaattcttcttcAAGAGTAGTGACCTTCTGCCGTAAACGTTCTCTAGTTTGTTGCAAGCCCCGAACTTCTTCGCGTAATATTTCTTGTTCACTGAGAAACATATTTACTTATGTATATATtgcatatttacaaaataatactTACTTATTATCACCTCAAAAACGACATTTTACCTTGTGAGTTCATCTACTTTCACGATTAAATCATCTTTTACAATATTAAGCGCATTTCTGAAAAATAAATGtgatatataaaatgttataataaatatactacaatattattataaaatatataaaagtactCACTTTGTAGCTAGCAATTCATTGTTTTCCATAATAAGGTTTTCCACTTCTTTTCCCATccctaataaaatattatttttcataattaatacAACAAAACATAAATGCTTTCATTGCTAGcgatacatatattaatatatcttacCAAAGAAGTTGTCATTGACTGCATACGAGGTTATTTATATCATGCGATTATTAGTCAAAATATGACCACAGCCAACAGAAGTAAGGAGGTAagcaatgaaatataaaatcacaTTAGTACATACTTTTCCATATAACTCAAACAGAAAACTTGTAATTTCTAAAGGAAGGACGGTGGTAGAAAATAGTCAATTTtgaataacgaataatattaacaaatattttgcaaCACCAATAAAGTTAACTATCTTTTACTACTAtcctttttatataattgttactatttatgtgatgtagataatattgtaaaacttttatttcattaatattttataattataattttaatattaacccTCAGAGTTCCAGAGAATTAAGTGTAAGACCTAATTGTTAACTTAAGAATTTGGCATGCAATATTGATTTTATTTGGATATTGATTTTATCAACATTAGTATATAGGAAAGTTGAGCATGCTTGattaatataaaacgaatattGTACTATTCGATTCGTCAATGACTATATTCATCGCAATGTACACATCATCTTAGTTTTGCATGAGAGAATGAATTTGAGAACTCAAAggattaacaaataaataatgatatttgtataaacgtttggttattttatgaaacatacCCGACGAGGCATATTCCCCAGGATGTACCCAACTACCTAAGATTTTAAGGACAAGGACAGTATTAGTTATAAGACTCTCAAATTATGTCAAACATTAAACTGTTTAACAACAGTTACCGGTAATATCTGCTCCTTCATCCATTTCACCCAATGCATCAGCATCTTGAAAACTCAGTTCCTGGTACAATGTGTTACCACTTCGTTGCTCTCTTTCTGTTCTGCTTCTTCCACCAGAAGTAGCTAACTTTTCTACAGTCGGTGATGTCGGTGTAACCAAAGGTGGAGGTATTTCAGTTTCTGGACTCTCatctataaattaaaaaataaaagtagaaaCATAATATTACAGAACGAAAGTTTTACAGAAGGAAAACAACATACGTCTAGAAATTGCAGTTGTTTTGTTTGCTTGTACTGGTTTATCTGTTAATTGACTTTTATCAGATGTTTCAATAGCAGCTTCACTGCTACTGTCCAACATTTCAGTTCTTAAATTAGCAACAACATTTGGTGGACTTTCCTGGTCAACATCTTCTGCATTTATGCTAGCTTCTAAGCTCTGAAAGCCATAACTCAATGGTCCAGAACTTCGAGACATGTGAGTTAAGCCAAGAGATGGTAAACGAGATGGACCACGGCCACTAGATGAATTTTCTAATCTCTCTGTACTTCCAACTAACATCTTTGTCCTTTCCATATAATCTACATGCGTTTTAAATAGTTCCGTATATCTCTCATGTAGTCGAGTATATTCACGTTTCAATTCAGCTTCTTTTTCTTCAAGACGAACAactaaaatatgttaaaaatgaTATCCCATGTCTGccttaacaattttattacaagGATTATAGTATATTACAGAACACACTCTAGATTTTGCTATAAACATACGATATGTCCAATTTAAATGTATGTATGTTATTATTTTcgcaattattaaaaaatttttcgtatttttaatagttagagaaataatagcatatatacatttaaaccagATATACTATATACAGCATAAAAGTAAATCATTCACCATATGTTAAATATCccataacaataaataaagcacttaataataaaacatactTTTAGAAGTATACATGCAAATACTTGAAGTCCCACAGATACATGTTTATACtattaatcaattaaataaaaataaaacaaaaacttTCTACTCTACTGTAGAGGGATGTTCTGTGAAGGGATGAACTGAGAGAGCCATTAGCAATTGTACCGTGATCATGTGAATTCTTTGTTTTCAATTCCAGCATTCTTACAATTGATTCCAAACTATCAATTTTTGATAAAAGTTCTTTTCTTTCATCTTCTGCTACATCTTCAAGCTCCAGCAATTTCTAATCAAAAAGTCATGAAGGTTACTTTTTCTCAAAGAATGTTGTATATAATTCTAAGTGAAACATCAAGATTAGAAAgcattacaaaaatttgaattatacCTGATCAGATGCTTTTCTTAATTGTTTTTCCCTTTCATATTGTGTAACAAGTTGTTCATTGTCTTCCCTTAATAACTCTAATTCAACTTCACGCTCTTGGTTTTCGGTATAAGATATGTCTAGACATTCTAAGACATTGACTAGGAGGGGCATTAGGTCCTTGACCACATCTTCGTCATAACGTGCtatcattttttcaaattcttgatAAATACTACCAGCCAGAGATTGCACTTTCTCTGACATGACCACATGACTATCCTCATGGGTCCCATATACAGTTTCTTGATCCATCTCTATTTGACTCATTTTTTATAcctaaaatacaaaaatttctaataaatattattaagtcATTTGACTTTCTTATAccataatttaaattttctgtttgattcctattccatatttttaatttttcattaatgtaTCACAGTAATGTCCTAAAGTAGTTTTTAGGCATTCTGCCAAGTAAGGTgcatatattacaaaatagGAATGACAAGTCAAAAACAGTATTGCACAACTACAGAAGAaagtaaattttcattattgcGCACTTAAACAAGGGGCAATTTATATAAGGGAATTGATATAAACATGTAGAAACGATCGTTGCACTCAACTCTTAACAGTCAATACTTTGACTTTACTTCGTATGGTAATCgagagaattttttaaaaaagctTCAAATAGCAAGACATGGTTAAAAAACATGAATCGCATATTCTTTACGCGGTTTAATATTAATCGTTACTTTATGTCGTACTAATTGCCAAATACGGTTAAAGAATTCTTGACGAATGTTTGTAAGAAATTCAAATGTCAGACGCATAACTGCACATAACCTTTCACGATACACAATTCAAGATCGAATACACTTTTAAAACGAGAAGATTAAATCAGGTCATCACGAATTCACATTACAAAACTGGTGAATCCCGTCGTACATGATCATTTGCAATAtcactatttttaaatatcggAAGGTTCCCCAGAGGGACAACGAGGTGGAAGGTGGAACGTCTTGCCTTGAAGTGGCCCGTTCCGTGTTGTGATCTGTGACGTTTCGCAACCACTAAACTCttgcttctcctttttttcccgTTGTTTTTCTCACTTGATTGAACACTTGTGTAAAACGTTGTACCCGATCATATGAAACGCACCAAGGCGGCGCGGACTAGAGGGAACATTTTTCGTGCATTACGTTGTTCAATCTGACATTAGCCAATTTCATTAGTTTCTGTCAACTCTGTTGACGATCGTCTTTATACGCAAATTTTcgccattttttttttctactcAGTACCGACCACGTACCGACCACGCACCGACCAATACTACAAACGTATGGTCGTCTCCTGACGTGTTCACAAATAAACCTATGAAATCACAAGAGATGGAAACATTTTTCCGTTTCCATCATGCCCGTTAGATGGCCGAGTCTTCATTCTGTTTCCACAGAATCCTAATCTGTAGTTCTAATATCTGATAATATGTAGCGCTATAAGATTCCTTAATTCGACTGCAATATTTACGTAAGATAGGTACTGCATATCTCTATAATGAATCGTACTTTCAAGTTATCGCAATACTTCTTTAAAAACGCACTATTATATGTTaacaatatgtataaatacGTCCAAATTGTCCAAATTTTTGAAGGCTTTATTTGTATTGTTATTTAGTGGGATaacaaatattgttaaataaaaagaaaagcgacACATTgaatgaaaagatataaaaataaatatgttacaTTTTCAATTAGAAGATAATGTACAACTACGTGAAACATATCGCatacattataataaaattttgctaaCTTTACACATTAGAAgtcatttaaaattataatcagTAACGACTACGAAAACCTCCTCCTCTACCACCCCAAATTCCACTGCCTCTTCCACGTAAATTACTCATTCCGTATCCTCTATTACCACCGCCACTGTATCCACCGTAACTGTTTCTTGAATATCTACTACCGCCTTCACCATAAAGGCTTCCGCGATAACCGCCAGCTCCGCGCATTAATTTTGCGGGATTACCGTTCCCCGAATGAAAACCAGTCGAATATCTCCTTGGTGGTCTTTTTGAATAGGAACCACCTGTAACCTGATCCAGTTCATAACGGCAAGCATTCATTCCGCAAAGCGATTTGATTACATTTAatacctaaaaaaaaaaaagcaaagcaaaagcaaaatttcgtaatatttaaaAGAAGAGTAATGCAGCAAAAAACATTGATATATAGAATAGTACTTTTTGTTCACTAGGATTTAATTGCAGAATAGTTTCAGGTTCTTTTGCAGCTTTCACAACGAGACTTTCTAATGCGGGTCGTAAAGCTACTATTGCTGCTGCATGAGTCGGATCCATATCTAAGTTGATCCAGTTATCCAGTTTTACTACATTATTGACGTACTCGACCTTTCGAGAACCAAATAATAACAAATGAATCGGTGATACCATAGTCATTTGTTTACAAGATACTGCTCTTGTACGAATctgtgaataaaaataaattaacataaTCCCAAGATTACTTAAATTTATTACATCAAAAAGAGTAATTTTACCTTTTCCCCGAATACGAATAATGGAAATGGGAAATTTTGCTCAAAATTACTGCAATTCACTGACGTTTTGTGAATCAACGCTGCTTTAGATTCAGTAGTAAgaacctttcttttttctttgtgaTAGCAAACATTTGGATAAAGACCCATACATAATAATGCAGTAATTGTATCAAGACGAGTATCTGCACCAGCGTGATAATTTAACGGTGTAGGGGAAAGAGTTTTTTCCGGAAATCCCGCACTTACCAAAAGTGCTTGCAATtgattctataaatataaaatattgttaatatattGTTTTACACTATATAAGAAGGCATTATTTATAGTTACCTTAGCTTCCCATGTCACTCTTAATGTGGGCATACTTAAATTTTTCGAATCACAAAATGTTTGTTCTTCATACTCTCCCATAGATCTAGC harbors:
- the LOC100651077 gene encoding JNK-interacting protein 3 isoform X1; its protein translation is MSQIEMDQETVYGTHEDSHVVMSEKVQSLAGSIYQEFEKMIARYDEDVVKDLMPLLVNVLECLDISYTENQEREVELELLREDNEQLVTQYEREKQLRKASDQKLLELEDVAEDERKELLSKIDSLESIVRMLELKTKNSHDHVVRLEEKEAELKREYTRLHERYTELFKTHVDYMERTKMLVGSTERLENSSSGRGPSRLPSLGLTHMSRSSGPLSYGFQSLEASINAEDVDQESPPNVVANLRTEMLDSSSEAAIETSDKSQLTDKPVQANKTTAISRHESPETEIPPPLVTPTSPTVEKLATSGGRSRTEREQRSGNTLYQELSFQDADALGEMDEGADITGSWVHPGEYASSVNDNFFGMGKEVENLIMENNELLATKNALNIVKDDLIVKVDELTSEQEILREEVRGLQQTRERLRQKVTTLEEELKKVKEEAEAAAKAAKSDDEEDVSLAQRKRFTRVEMARVLMERNQYKERFMELQEAVRWTEMIRATKTDPSSISSGKVSVWKFFSSLFTGPADRGALVRGPNTLPHMRYSAPTNQVVPAPPLDTMRRRTLKGRHEFFDQGDTIDTWLFWFSVGCLLASRSSEKLVARRANERREQYRQVRAHVRKEDGRLHAYGWSLPGKPSAPVRQPVPVPVYCRPLQESEPGMKIWCGAGVNLSGGKTRDGGCMVGGSVFYAAEAQEVSTNTKNEVEDAVEHLDKELQENENQRVEAEQLEQHLSSLVWICTSTQKMSKVTVIDANNPADILEVFSVCQGHLLCIASVPGAKESDYTQAMNEDPVQTANGVNENDNHEVNTTSNTEQNTQKNKQETQASVEKNKNESENVSEEQNNENVKKSDDVNQSITTEPQSSENVDSETINLGKVYFVKANLEASNSQLDEKEDENEEKENKVEEDAPIEKMSSIQPTMWLGAQNGTVFVHSAVAKWSVCLHSVKLKDAALAIVHVQGRVLVALADGTVTLFRRGPDGQWDLSQYHVITLGSPQHSIRCMAAVSGKTVWCGYRNKIHVIDPVLMTVECTVDAHPRRESQVRQLAWLGEGVWVSIRLDSTLRLYHAHTYQHLQDVDIEPYVSKMLGTGKLGFSFVRITALLISSNRLWIGTGNGVIISVPLSENVCKTGAGGSMAVSRVQVGNAKGDAPGVGIRIFASDRGVTPGSYIPYCSMAHAQLSFHGHRDAVKMFVAVPGHGGQSAVSDGSQPAMLVLSGGEGYIDFRVGDGEDTEDTMERSNSAIAANAEEHGEQSHLIVWQVQCPLPVPMNG
- the LOC100651077 gene encoding JNK-interacting protein 3 isoform X4, whose protein sequence is MSQIEMDQETVYGTHEDSHVVMSEKVQSLAGSIYQEFEKMIARYDEDVVKDLMPLLVNVLECLDISYTENQEREVELELLREDNEQLVTQYEREKQLRKASDQKLLELEDVAEDERKELLSKIDSLESIVRMLELKTKNSHDHVVRLEEKEAELKREYTRLHERYTELFKTHVDYMERTKMLVGSTERLENSSSGRGPSRLPSLGLTHMSRSSGPLSYGFQSLEASINAEDVDQESPPNVVANLRTEMLDSSSEAAIETSDKSQLTDKPVQANKTTAISRHESPETEIPPPLVTPTSPTVEKLATSGGRSRTEREQRSGNTLYQELSFQDADALGEMDEGADITGSWVHPGEYASSVNDNFFGMGKEVENLIMENNELLATKNALNIVKDDLIVKVDELTSEQEILREEVRGLQQTRERLRQKVTTLEEELKKVKEEAEAAAKAAKSDDEEDVSLAQRKRFTRVEMARVLMERNQYKERFMELQEAVRWTEMIRATKTDPSSISSGKVSVWKFFSSLFTGPADRGALVRGPNTLPHMRYSAPTNQVVPAPPLDTMRRRTLKGRHEFFDQGDTISSEKLVARRANERREQYRQVRAHVRKEDGRLHAYGWSLPGKPSAPVRQPVPVPVYCRPLQESEPGMKIWCGAGVNLSGGKTRDGGCMVGGSVFYAAEAQEVSTNTKNEVEDAVEHLDKELQENENQRVEAEQLEQHLSSLVWICTSTQKMSKVTVIDANNPADILEVFSVCQGHLLCIASVPGAKESDYTQAMNEDPVQTANGVNENDNHEVNTTSNTEQNTQKNKQETQASVEKNKNESENVSEEQNNENVKKSDDVNQSITTEPQSSENVDSETINLGKVYFVKANLEASNSQLDEKEDENEEKENKVEEDAPIEKMSSIQPTMWLGAQNGTVFVHSAVAKWSVCLHSVKLKDAALAIVHVQGRVLVALADGTVTLFRRGPDGQWDLSQYHVITLGSPQHSIRCMAAVSGKTVWCGYRNKIHVIDPVLMTVECTVDAHPRRESQVRQLAWLGEGVWVSIRLDSTLRLYHAHTYQHLQDVDIEPYVSKMLGTGKLGFSFVRITALLISSNRLWIGTGNGVIISVPLSENVCKTGAGGSMAVSRVQVGNAKGDAPGVGIRIFASDRGVTPGSYIPYCSMAHAQLSFHGHRDAVKMFVAVPGHGGQSAVSDGSQPAMLVLSGGEGYIDFRVGDGEDTEDTMERSNSAIAANAEEHGEQSHLIVWQVQCPLPVPMNG
- the LOC100651077 gene encoding JNK-interacting protein 3 isoform X3 encodes the protein MSQIEMDQETVYGTHEDSHVVMSEKVQSLAGSIYQEFEKMIARYDEDVVKDLMPLLVNVLECLDISYTENQEREVELELLREDNEQLVTQYEREKQLRKASDQKLLELEDVAEDERKELLSKIDSLESIVRMLELKTKNSHDHVVRLEEKEAELKREYTRLHERYTELFKTHVDYMERTKMLVGSTERLENSSSGRGPSRLPSLGLTHMSRSSGPLSYGFQSLEASINAEDVDQESPPNVVANLRTEMLDSSSEAAIETSDKSQLTDKPVQANKTTAISRHESPETEIPPPLVTPTSPTVEKLATSGGRSRTEREQRSGNTLYQELSFQDADALGEMDEGADITGSWVHPGEYASSGMGKEVENLIMENNELLATKNALNIVKDDLIVKVDELTSEQEILREEVRGLQQTRERLRQKVTTLEEELKKVKEEAEAAAKAAKSDDEEDVSLAQRKRFTRVEMARVLMERNQYKERFMELQEAVRWTEMIRATKTDPSSISSGKVSVWKFFSSLFTGPADRGALVRGPNTLPHMRYSAPTNQVVPAPPLDTMRRRTLKGRHEFFDQGDTIDTWLFWFSVGCLLASRSSEKLVARRANERREQYRQVRAHVRKEDGRLHAYGWSLPGKPSAPVRQPVPVPVYCRPLQESEPGMKIWCGAGVNLSGGKTRDGGCMVGGSVFYAAEAQEVSTNTKNEVEDAVEHLDKELQENENQRVEAEQLEQHLSSLVWICTSTQKMSKVTVIDANNPADILEVFSVCQGHLLCIASVPGAKESDYTQAMNEDPVQTANGVNENDNHEVNTTSNTEQNTQKNKQETQASVEKNKNESENVSEEQNNENVKKSDDVNQSITTEPQSSENVDSETINLGKVYFVKANLEASNSQLDEKEDENEEKENKVEEDAPIEKMSSIQPTMWLGAQNGTVFVHSAVAKWSVCLHSVKLKDAALAIVHVQGRVLVALADGTVTLFRRGPDGQWDLSQYHVITLGSPQHSIRCMAAVSGKTVWCGYRNKIHVIDPVLMTVECTVDAHPRRESQVRQLAWLGEGVWVSIRLDSTLRLYHAHTYQHLQDVDIEPYVSKMLGTGKLGFSFVRITALLISSNRLWIGTGNGVIISVPLSENVCKTGAGGSMAVSRVQVGNAKGDAPGVGIRIFASDRGVTPGSYIPYCSMAHAQLSFHGHRDAVKMFVAVPGHGGQSAVSDGSQPAMLVLSGGEGYIDFRVGDGEDTEDTMERSNSAIAANAEEHGEQSHLIVWQVQCPLPVPMNG